TCAGGTATGGCATGTAGTACAGTCTTGTTTCCCTTTCTCCCAATTGTAACACATTTCTTTTCATGATCGAATTTGGTGGGATTATATGTTTTCATCCAATCATTCCCTAACACTATATCACACCCACCCTTGGATAATTCTCAAATCTTCTTAGAACTATTTACCTTGCATCTTCCGGCTAAATCCTACACAGCTAGCATTGCATATGATATAATTTTCATCAGCAACAGTCACTCTCATTGGTGGACTGTAAATGGGTACATGTCAAGTGTCCTTCACTGCTTGCTCATCAATAAAACTATGAGTGCTTCCAGAGTCAACTAACACTGTTAGGCTCCTGTTTTTGCTAATGCCCCTGACCAAGATCGAGTTCACTCCTGAATTATTTCCTGCCAAAGCACTAAGACAAATGGCTTCCAGCACTTCTTGCTGAACCTCTCCTTCAATTATGATTTCAGTTAAATTAGGATCCCCTGTTTGAGTCTAAGGTTGATTTACTATAGCCTTAGGACTATTTTCATTCTCCCCAAACAAATAGTTTAGTTGCTTGTTTATGCACTGATGCCCAAGTACATGCTTTTCTCCACATTTGAAGCATAGATGATTAGTCTTTCTATATTCATAAACCTCAGGGCTCAATCTATAAGTGCATGTTCTATTAGCTGGCATGGTGGAAACCTTGTGAGTTGAGGCAACTCCAATATTAGTGTAAGATTCCCCTgtgattttttcctttttacttaCAGCCTCAAGAGCCTTCTATTGCATCCTTGCATGTTCTATAACACCATTTAAGGTTGTCGGTTTAAACAATTTGACAACATATATGATTTTCTGCTTGAGAGCATCCACAAAACTAGACATGAAGTGGGACTCATTCAAAGCAGTATTCTTGATGAGCATATGAGCCTTGAGTTCCTCAAACTTTTCCAAAAACTTCTCAACTGACCCCTTATGTTGGAGTTTATTAAACTCTTCTACAACATCCTCCATCAAATTCTCACCAAACTTAAGACATAATTCCTCCTTAAATTCCCCCCCCCTCTCCCCCAGTCACAACCCCTCTACTCACAGTTAAGGAGTTAAACCACATTTCGGCTAATCCATTCAAATAAATAGTAGCAGCTTCAACCTTATAATTCTCAACAGTCTTATACAAATTAAAATACCGTTCGCATTTTCGAAGTCATACCTTTGGTTCCTTACCTTCAAAACTAGGTAATTCTCACTTAGGAGGTGGGATTGGAAATCCAGTTTGTGTATTTGGCCTAGCCTCCTGCACGGGAAGAGGAAACAACTCTCTTCCATTTGGATTTGCTGGTGGCTTCTCCAAAGCAGTTAGTCTGTCCAATATCAATTACAAGGTTCCTTGAATGACCATGTGTGTCTACTGTAAATTCTGTTGCCCATCAGTTAACCCAGCTAGCACCTCTTCGTGTTGAGTAATCTTGGCATTCATAGTTTGCATCCTCGTACCATCCACTATCGTTTAATCCACAGGTTGCAGGTTCGAGGGCTCTTATACCAAATGTCAGGATCTCAATCAATTAATTAAGAAAATCAATCAATATTTAGGATAATTTTCTGTTTATATTGAAATTGAAACAACTACAATTACAAACTACTAAGCGAAATGAAAAAAGAACTAATGAAACTGAGCTAATCAGAATCCCATAGCTGAGTTACAGATATGTAAGagaagaaatagaagagaaaGGAAGAAAATGAGATGAGAAGTGAGAAGAAGATAGAGAACTCGAAAAATTCATGTTGGTTCAATTCACGCCCTGTTCAACTAGTTTGTTGAGCTTTATAACAAACTCGTCCAGCTGGCAGTATAtgagcccttgaagctcattaaCTAAAATCCAGTCACGACCGTCGATTCAGTGTTAGTTATTCATGTACTTCCCCTCTCAGCTTCGAGCTCCCTTAGCTATATTTCCCCTTATTTGCATTTCTCAGGTCATGACACTTTGCCCTCTTTAAGCGCAAGTCCAGCTAAACTTCACGCACATGTATGTGCCATCATTGGTTATAGCATAAATGCTTTTAGGAAAATCGGATAGGTCTTAAATAGCACCGTTAAGATCGGCTACCTGATGCAAATCATAGGAAAAAGGGGCATCCATCTATGCCTGGCACATTTCAGGATGAAATTGGGGCTTTTGCATTTATACCCGACTTTGGGATCACAATTGAAGCTATACTCACTTTGCAAAAAAAAATTGCAAACCTACCCATTTTACaatcaacttcagacttatcggatctgaagttaaaaaaaattagtctAAAGTgcaatgcacttaaggccaattaaGTCTAAAGTGCAAAAATTGCACttaagatgcacttaaggccataTAGGTTTGAAgtgcaataaatatttatattttcatgcacttaatgTCTGAGaggtctgaagtgaaaaaattacacttctgatgcatttaaggccaaataggtctgaagtgcaacatgTGATTTCATGCACTTAAAGCCAATAAACCTAAAGtgaaaaaaattgcacttcagatgcacttaaggccaaatagatcTGAAGTACAACCAACGTTTTCATGCATTTAAGACCAAATAGGCCTAAAGTGCAAATTGCCCAGAAACagaaatttattttttgaattttaacaaTGCAATATACGATTTAACATCTAAATCttctccaaatgagctcaaatttgaaacataagctccaaatatcatcaagaacaaactccaatcatcaatttgtcaaaacaacaataaagctaacgaacccattttgcaattaagaaaaagaaggagaagaagaaaccctaagcaatagAAAAAACAGCAGCTCACCACCGTAAAACATCATAAAGAgccttaaaatatgttcacaaacaccccgaagaagaagaagaaggcctAAAGCTGCTTAAACTTCATGTactagttttaaaaaaattaaaaagatggTACACATTAAATAGGCGACCAAATAGAGCGCCCCGTACAATTTTTAcgataaaattcaaaattagccTAGTTCAAAGCTACCAATTAAAAATTAGCCATAATTTTAAGATTAATTAAAATTTAGCTACTTTTTcatgtaaaataaaatatgaataagAATGCAGTTAATTAAAATTCAGAAAATATTCACCATACTATGCTGAAGTTTGAATTTTCTTCATATGAAATTTCAACTTAATATTTTGGAAGTTCTATACACAAAAGTTCCATAATCCAATATATTATGCGGAATCTTTTCGTGTGTCCGCTAAGTATATTCTAATCCAGATTCTATCTCCTCATTAAATAGTGACTATTTTCCAATTACTTTGCATATACTAATTATTTTTTCGAACTGCCAacataagaaaaaagaagaagaaaactgaAGCTTGTCCACCAAATTAGCAAAGCACCACATTCAATGAACAAAACTCTATACCAGAGACATTCTATGACAATAGGGAAGGAAAAAGGAAACACAAGAATTGATATGGTAAAGTCTTAGCAGAGATCTGAACCCAGCTCTGCATAGTAATAAAGAGATCACATTTCAATCATCCCTCAGAACACAATATGAAGTACACATTGAAGGAACCCGACTGAAAAGGTACCACAAAAGCCATCATAATGACTGCTCTAATGCTATAGAGTATCTTTGATACATCAGAAAATCCAGTCGCGAAGAGGATTTACACAGATAGACTAAGTTGTCTTGACATGATAGCGACGACTTCTTGTTCTTCCCAAGTTGTTGCTTGGAAGGAAGATGATGACCACCTTATTCTTGTAAAGAATCACTCCATGCTAACATGTATATGCATGCAAACTACAATATGTACCATATGCATATATCATAACGAGGATCTTGAAGTAGAAAACCGAAAGCACCTAACCTAACAAAACTTTGAATGGCATCAATAAGATGAGTAGTTCACGTAGGTGATTCAGCTAGTAGAAGTGTGTGCCACCACCCACAAGCGACATTTGTCGGTACATGACCATCGATTGAGACTTGGGATGGAATATTCCGATCAATCACATCACCCAGTCCAAGCTGCAGAAAGATGAAGCCATTTGTTCAATAGATCATCACACTTGCAGAATGCCAAATAATTGAACTTAGCAAACTAGCACATTGCCATACAAAGTCTGTAAGATAACATATAAAGCAAGCTGCATTCTTGAGGCAATCACTGAAACCTATGACTCAAAGGAGAAAATATGCTGAATAAAGCTTGTACCTGACCATACTTGTTCCATCCCCAGCAGAACACTTTGCTATCATCTTCATAAAACAAAACAGCAGAAAAGTTAGATGAgctttaagaaaaaaaaatactctaGAGAATGAATAAACTATTAGTCGCTATTTATCCAGAAGATTGTGCAGTAAGCTGAACAACTTATCAGAATGGTACAGTAAGCTATTATGACCTGCAAAATACTAACTGCTTCCATTTTCTTTCCACTTTTTCGAGCAGTTTTTTTTTAACAGATCACTTCAACAGGCATATAAGCTTTTATTCCTAATCTACTATGTCTAGCTCAAGAAAGGACAGTTTCTAACACCTCTACAATCATATGTTTACTGTAGGAGAAATTGCTTAACTGAGTTTCCCATATGAGAATTCACTCTTCCCCTCGGATACCTCAGCTATATATTTATGGTAGATACAGATCAAATCATGATAAAAAGAAGAAAGCCAACCATGATACCAAAAAGAAATATTCATGTTCTCCAAAAGGTTATCCATCTTTCATTTAGTCCTTAACCCCTAGTTATAGACCATAATAAAGAAAACGAATtctgaaaaaaaagaagaagggtaTTGAGAGCGTTCAGCCAATCAAGCTGAGGACCTTGTAGCAGTTCAAGGTTGTGCAATTATAAGTGTTTACAAGTCCTTAATTGACTTACTTCAAGAACTTATGGTGTCATGGGTTGACGCCCATCAAGTTTACTCTATTGATCAATGAATAGGCTCTCTCTGAAGAGTTACATAACAACAATCAAAAAATCCTGCTATATAGAAATTGGTATTGGGTGGATTAACCTCTGAAACCAACTCACTAATGGAAATAATTCAGCAGCAAAAACCATTTTCGCGTTATCATATTCACTCGAATAATTATCAGGCTGTGTACATTTCCTAGTACTCTTCAATATTGAAGTTTCTTTGACTCTATACGAACAAGCTCATTTGTCACCTTGATTTTCATCTAATTAGCCATGACATCCCCCCATCTATTCACTGCAGCTTCTCATGGATCTATAGCAGGAGAAAGTTTTCAAGATGCAGATACGAGTCATACCTGTGACTACGGCAGTATGTCGTGCTCCACATGATACAACTTTCACATGCATGTTCTCCAAATTTGGAGCATCCAGGAGCCGAGGTAGTGTCTGACATAGATAAAAGTAAAAGTTTAGTACTAGATCGGAAAAGATCTGCATCTCTTGGTATAGTCCATAACACAGGAAACCTACTGATCAATAAACTTTGCCAGTATAAGCAAACCACATTTCACTGTATGACATGTTACCCAGATTTCGAAAGCCTCTTATATTAGTAGTTGTAACAGTACCAACAGACCTATTGTCTGGGTAGAAGCAAAAGAACCAAACTCAAAAATGTACCTCAGCCTGCTCGGCGCCAGTGCCTAACTGCCCAAATTGGTTCCCTCCAAATGCATATACATCACCATCTGCAGAAATGCATACAGTGTGCCAGAGCCCTGCTGCTACACTTTCTATCCTGATGCCAAGTAATGAAGATACACACGTCGGACTTAGCTCATCATCTGTACTCCCTTGACCACACTGCAAATGCAGCATCGGCACTTAATATgctatttaataaataaaagaatcTTATAATACGATTACCGTTAATTTGCTATGCCTTTCCAAGTTCATAGCACCACTAGGCAAATTCTCAAACCTGAAATGAACTTTACGCATTGGCATAAGGAGCTCAGAGAGTAAATATTCCTTCTTTCTCTTgttaagaaatatttttttcttatgGAAGAAGTGGAATTCCACTTCGTAAGTTTTGTTATGGTCAAGTACCTAGTGTTCAAAAGATCCTCGTGCTACAACATAGTAAATCTTTTCACATCCAGTGCGCTTGGGTTAATAGAAAATAGTGTCATGAGGCATATATTACTTTACTTTTCACATATACGGTGCATGTATACACACACAGGCAAACACATAAAGAAGTTTAGTATTTCACCAAGAATATAGCTTATTTGAAATAACTCCCGTGCTTAAATTCACTACGGAATAGACTGATCACAGGAAACTCACCTGTCCATACAATCCCCAACCAAAAGTTAATAACGCTCCAGCATCTGCCTTGAAAATCAGCAGCAATAAGTAATAAGAAAAATTATCGAAGTATTATAGGACTGCAAGAGGGAAACCATATACAATAATGTACCAATAGAAAACACATAGAAAGTACGAGAACAGCATTCATATGAAATATAGGTACGAATTGATAACTAAAGTTCATGCTGATAAGCAAGTACTGAAATGTAGGTATAACCAACTAATGACTATCCCAGATATCTACACAAGAACTAGAATGTGAACCTGTAATTACTGCACTGTGTCGGCCCCCGCAGGCAATTCTCTTGACGTAATTCCCAGGAACTCTGAGGCCTTGTCCCTCTGATCCTGGACATCCATGAGAAAGGCCCATAGCTCTGTCCTTTCGCGAAGGAGAAGAATCAATGCACGGCACAGGATGTGGAGAGGATACCATTCGAATCCTGGAGCCTAGACCAAGCTGTCCTTCCCCTCCATAGCCCCAACCCCACACTTGTCCTATAtctaaatgaaaaaagaaaatgtCATCCTTCTTTGGTTTCTTTAACAATGTAACTACAAACGTACACATATTATGCTCCAGGAAGCTAAGGACAACTGTATGATGTGTTGAAGCAAGTTTATCCAAAATCTATAAAATTACCTGACAATGCCAGTGTATGCCGGCCACCAGCTGCTACACTGACAATCCGCACCCCTGGATTTAATGCGACTAAACATGGCAATGCTGAGAGACCTTCATCCCCTGAGGTTGAGCTCTCAGCTTGTTGCTTAGCTGATGATACCCGTCTACGTTTCGCACTATCCTCTCCACTTCTAGTCTCTATATGAGACACTGCTCCAAACATGGACCTCGATCCCTGGGGGTGAGGGCTTACTGTGATAAAGTTAATCTTCAAAATATTACACTGTAAAATGTAAATAGCAGATTGTGCTTCTTTCTGACAGTGAAGCCAATCCGAAAATACCTTGCTGTGCCAGGAATGAACTCTGTCCATCGTTTACCTCCTTGTCTACAGCTGGCTCTCCAAGAACCTTTCCAGAAGGAATACATTCCTTCCAACCCCATGTATACACTTCTCCATTTCCTACATTTAAGGTTGAGTAGTATATCATTCTAGGGTTCCATAAACACATTATGACAAGGGGATTAAGAAAACAAACAAAAAGAGAAGGCCATAGCTCACTATGGTTTAAGAAGGAATATATAAACACTGGAGGCCAAAGCTCTCTAGAAAATGGACTCTGAacataactcaaccccaaaaactAGTCAAGATGTGAGCATTGCTCGTGATCATATGAGGAGACAAACAGCCCGTCTGTCAACCAATGTGGACAACTGTAACACTCCCCCGCCAAGTGGAGCATGGATAACATAGCATGGGGTCCCAACATTGGGACACACGATAACGAGGATAGGTTGGCCTCTGATACCTTGATAAGGAATAGACCTTGGGCCTAACCACAAAAGCTTGCTCAAAAGGTGTGAATTGACCCAAGACCATATAAAGAGAGAAACTATCATCCCTCAACAAATGTGGGACACTTAACATATTCAATCCTTATATCGTTGTCAACTTTGCAAAATTATGACTACCCAAATCTAGTGAAGGAGGACAACAGAATGGATGTTGAAGTAGATATATTCTCACATTGGAATATTATCCCAAAGTCACAAAAATACACAAGCTTCCAGCTGCAAAAAATTAGTGGCATCATTAACATGAAAGTTGCTGTGGATACCTGTAACTGCAACACAATGTGCCCAACCGGCAGCGGCTTTTACTACTAAAACTTCATCAGGAAGGGGAAAAGGCTCCGGAATTTCCTTCAAAAGGTCACCATAAGAAATTGCAGGTTATTTTGACACGTCGCTAGGTAGTCAGTAAGCTGAGTAAACGAAGTTAGTGAAAGAATTACCCCATGTTTCCCTGATGTCACATAGGATTGGCCTAAATCATCCGTTGAACCCCATGTAATGAGCTTCCCAGAATCTGATAAAGAGTAGTATAAAACAGCATAGTAATTGCAAACTAGGTAAGATAAGTAGCAGATATATATAAGACGGAAACCGCAAAGATGATTATCTGAAATCCAATTTAGGATTTAATACTATGTACACAAAGAAGAAATTCTAAGTTCTGCCAAGAAGTAATGCATCAGAAGTTCACTGAAAACTAAAGTTTGACAGCCAGTACGTTCTGAGTTGAAACCATCAGTTCCTACAAAGTGATCCAAGATTCCGTTTCAAAACTTACTTCTACTCAAAAACATCCATGACTAAGAGGGTGTTTCAGTAAGCCTATAAGCCGAAGTCAACAAGTACTTTTTCACTTATCTACTAATTTTTTATACTCTAAAATTGTTTACAAGCAAGTGTTTATAAGCCAAAATCAGCCAAACGTCATAATCTGGAACCTACAACTTACGGCTTTTTAACTTATAAGTACTTTTGATTTTACCCAATTTTTTTACTATTTTACTCCTACTAGTTTTTGTAGTCCCCAAAATACTCTTTCCAAAATAAAACACTCCTAACTCCCTCTACATTTCATTTTTGTCATTCATCCCTTTCAATGTAAATAtacttttaaattaaatattctgAAAAAAATTCAAAGACACTTAAGCCATTTTAATTTAAAAAGTGCTTATTAGCGCTATTTGCCACACACACCAACTACTTATTATCAATTTCAACACTTCAATTcaaacacataattacttatttatAAAATCATTTCATCATTTAAAAGCACTATTCAGCACTTGATAATTATCAAGTACTCCCtccatcccaatttatgtgatattTTTTACTTTTCGAGATTTATATATGGACATACAATCTTTAAGTTTTTCAAAATAAAACTTACGCATTTGAAAACTACATAAAAAGTAGTTTAAATCACGTAATAACTAAAAATATCTAAagacataaaaaaaatattgtcGAAGAACAACAACTTGTTTGACTCTAACAtagtcacataaattgggacgagGGAGTACTACTTTTAATCAGCTAACCCAAACATATTCTAACTATAATGTCCCACTCACTCCGTCTCAATTTATGTGATGTTGTTTGACTTGACAGaaagtttttaatttttgttaaaaatttagcgtaaaacaagtcataaatatttgtGTAACTATAAaacaaaaaagaacaaaaaaaaaaatattattattgttttagaATTGACTAAAAATTAAACAGTGTAACATAAGTCGGAAGCACATGCTCAGCTGCAAATGCAAAAACATAAAACTACAGTAAAGCTGTattaaaacccaaaaatggacaGGAAATGCAGGAAAAGAGAGAGCACCTGAAATGGCCATAGCAAATCCACAACCACCACCACAAACATCCTTCCATAAGTAATTTCCCGACTGTGGAATCCTCACAACAACAACTGGAGACAACAAAGGTGACCTCTGTGGTACAGCTCCTGGTAAATATCCCCACATATACactattttctccttttctacTACTTCCATTTTCACACTTCCTTCACCTTCACTTCCATTCATTCCCACAactacacaaaaaaaaaaatttgagaaaaaaaaaaaaaagttgaaaatAGAAAGatagtttttcttctctcttttcgtTCTTCAGTTAAAAGAGAATTTTGGAGCGCTGTTTGTTGTTGTATTTGGCTGGCGAAAATATTGTGAAAATATTGGAGCCCTAAAGTTTtattagagagagaaggagaatcAATTTCGGAGCCAATAGGGATGCCACGTCGGATGCTTATGTGGATTTATGTACACGTGGCGTTAGTTCGACCGCTAGATGCTTCCGCCATTTACAGCCAGGAGTAGCCTCGAAGTTTCCGGAATTTCGGCCTTTAAATTAGACCTTCCGTAGACCATTGAGTGCTTGCTGGCGTGGTCTCACTCTTTTTCTGCCAcgtgtctattattttcttgGTCTTCAATCATTACATCTTACCACGTGTATCaggaatttttaattttttgtatttAATTTAATCATCTTATAATCTTATAATAGGAGTATAATAActctgttatgaaaataattatattgtggatgtccatttattactccgctatagataatctttctaaagaagattatccatttagtactctgttgaagtttatctacaagcagctgatgcaggcaggttacaagcagctcatgaaatgatttgcagcagcttcttattaaacaggcaggttgcaaacaGCTCATGCacacagcttacaagcagctaaagaaaagccttgcagctgcttcctgaaaagcctcgcagctgcttcctttcttctataaatagaggagttttcagttcattatgtacataagtttgaagtttgaagtttgaataatatatcagtttctctctatacttgtctttactttactgtctttattttataacacgttatcagcacgagcctctgccatctcgagaaaatactttgaaagtatcagaggtacggactttctttttctaaataatgtcaaatctttctaaacttgagtttgtagccttggatatatcgggcaaaagctacatgtcttgggtgcttgatgccgaaattcatcttgatgcgatgggtctggcagacaccatcaaagataaaaatcaggcatcaaaccaagatcgtgccaaagcaatgatattcctacgccatcaccttgatgagggcctgaaaattgAATATCTTACTATTAAAGATCTAGTCATACtatggaataatttgaaagatagatatgaccacctgaagatggtcgttcttccacaggcacgttatgattggactcatctaaggctacaagattttaaatctatcagtgaatataattctgctatgttcagaattatttcccaattgaaactatgtggtgataatattactgatcatgatatgttggagaaaactttcaccatttttcatgcctcgaatatgctcctgcagcagcaatatcgagagatgggattcaaaaagtattctgaacttatcttacatcttcttgtagccgagcaacataatgggctattaataaaaaatcatgaaaGTTGActtactggttcttgtccattccctgaagtgaatgagacgaacttccaccaagctaagcgtggaagaggacgtggccccagtcatggtcatggccgtggtcggggaggaaactctaatcgtgctaataacaatgcaccaaagaaccctcctcaccactaGCAGTGAAAAAGGAAGGAAGAAAAGCAttaagcggtgcaagcagcaaagccagaaaatgcatgctatagatgtagaggaaaagggcactggtcacgtacatgtcgtacgccaaagcacctggttgagctgtatcaagcctccctgaagaagacagagaaaaatgctgaagcaaattttatttctgaagataatttagacttcatgcatttggatgtagctgattattttgcactcccagaaggagaaacaagtcatgtgatcggtagtgaatctgtagaaatgtaaatattttaatttttgttatttgtagtagatagtattatacataaataaaagttatgctttgaaaatgatgtttactatcatatttattttgtttatgtcattttgaagaatatggataatcctcaaattgtgtttggatcaaagaccaatcatgaagatatttgtgtaattgatagtggaacaactcatgccatattcaaagatcgaaaatacttttcttatttgcataaggaaaaagcaaatgtttcaacaatttctggtaatataagtttgattgaaggctccagaagagctattgtatttctgtctaagggaacaaaacttattatcgacaatgcattgttctcctccaagtcccgaagaaacttattgagttttatagatatccgccaaaatgggtatcatgttgagacaatagatgaaatgagcatggaatatctttgtattacaaagaatatttctggccagaaatgcattgtagaaaagttaccaactttatcttctggcttatactattcaaagattagtacagttgaagcacactctatcgtaaaccagaagtttactgattcaaatacttttgtgctttggcatggccatttgggccatcctggatcaataatgatgagacgaattactgaaaattcgagtgggcatccattaaagaacctgaatattcttacaaatgatgaattttcttgtgatgcttgttatcaaggcaaaatgatcactagaccatcaccaatgaaaattggcattgagtcccctgtctttttagaacgtatacatggggatatatgtggacctattcacccaccaagtgggttgtttagatattttatagtcttaatagatgcatcttcaagatggtctcatgtgtgcctactatcatctcgcaacctggcgtttgcaaagctattagcccaaataattcgattaagggtacaattcccagattatcctataaagacTATTCACTTTGATAATGCTGGaaaattctcatctcaagcttttgatgattactgtctatcagttgggataaaagttgaacatcatgtaacttatgttcatactcaaaatggcattgcagagtcatttattaaacgcttgcaattgatagcaagatcgctacttatgaaaacacaattgcccactactgtttggggccatgctatcttgcatgcaacatcacttatccgtctcagaccgacacattataataaatattctccgtcacaattggtttttggtcatgaaccaaatattgcccatctacgaatttttggatgtgttgtatatgtgccagtagcaccaccacaacgcagtaagatggggccccaaagaaggttaggaatatatattgggtttgaatcaccctctattattcgatatcttgaaccattgacgggagatttatttactgcttggTTTGCAGATTGTcaatttgatgaaataaatttttcacaattagggggagagaaaaagaaaatcaaaagagaaattgtgtgaaaagtttcatcattatctcactttgatccacgtacccctatatgtaatcaggaggtccagaagatcatccatttatagaatatagtaaattaaatgccagacgcattcactgatttgaaaaggataactaagtcgcatatccctgcagagaatgtgcctatccgaattgatgtccaaacaggaccatctactagcatgagagctagtgaacctaaagcacgcctgaagcgtagtagacctttgggttctaaggatcgaaatcctagaaaaagaaaatcgacaaatgatcaaaataatattataaagggatctcctgaagagacccaaga
This sequence is a window from Nicotiana tomentosiformis chromosome 5, ASM39032v3, whole genome shotgun sequence. Protein-coding genes within it:
- the LOC104107629 gene encoding ultraviolet-B receptor UVR8 isoform X1; this encodes MNGSEGEGSVKMEVVEKEKIVYMWGYLPGAVPQRSPLLSPVVVVRIPQSGNYLWKDVCGGGCGFAMAISDSGKLITWGSTDDLGQSYVTSGKHGEIPEPFPLPDEVLVVKAAAGWAHCVAVTGNGEVYTWGWKECIPSGKVLGEPAVDKEVNDGQSSFLAQQVSPHPQGSRSMFGAVSHIETRSGEDSAKRRRVSSAKQQAESSTSGDEGLSALPCLVALNPGVRIVSVAAGGRHTLALSDIGQVWGWGYGGEGQLGLGSRIRMVSSPHPVPCIDSSPSRKDRAMGLSHGCPGSEGQGLRVPGNYVKRIACGGRHSAVITDAGALLTFGWGLYGQCGQGSTDDELSPTCVSSLLGIRIESVAAGLWHTVCISADGDVYAFGGNQFGQLGTGAEQAETLPRLLDAPNLENMHVKVVSCGARHTAVVTDDSKVFCWGWNKYGQLGLGDVIDRNIPSQVSIDGHVPTNVACGWWHTLLLAESPT
- the LOC104107629 gene encoding ultraviolet-B receptor UVR8 isoform X2, which encodes MNGSEGEGSVKMEVVEKEKIVYMWGYLPGAVPQRSPLLSPVVVVRIPQSGNYLWKDVCGGGCGFAMAISGNGEVYTWGWKECIPSGKVLGEPAVDKEVNDGQSSFLAQQVSPHPQGSRSMFGAVSHIETRSGEDSAKRRRVSSAKQQAESSTSGDEGLSALPCLVALNPGVRIVSVAAGGRHTLALSDIGQVWGWGYGGEGQLGLGSRIRMVSSPHPVPCIDSSPSRKDRAMGLSHGCPGSEGQGLRVPGNYVKRIACGGRHSAVITDAGALLTFGWGLYGQCGQGSTDDELSPTCVSSLLGIRIESVAAGLWHTVCISADGDVYAFGGNQFGQLGTGAEQAETLPRLLDAPNLENMHVKVVSCGARHTAVVTDDSKVFCWGWNKYGQLGLGDVIDRNIPSQVSIDGHVPTNVACGWWHTLLLAESPT